The proteins below are encoded in one region of Campylobacter rectus:
- a CDS encoding GGDEF domain-containing protein, whose product MLLNLFTKYDFYVKLRAMFVVLGLFHVLYLVLFIYINQSFLVLLNIFSTILYAACAYFTRDLKTSARAIMAVRIEIFAHAFICALILGWDYGFQNIILGVMSIVFFSSLATKGVNNFFAYVQGAAYLFLYFYAKTPPELAGERAECFYFLNFAIVIAVIVILVVDFVKTFSAKIRQDMLERQESLNELANKDPLTGLLNRNAFHVQVSPHINLLEKEVSVVLCDIDDFKKLNDTYGHAFGDEALKTVALTIKNSLREGDLVYRWGGEEFLIFLSGINLENSRRIFERIRRKIAETELKFDGKSAKTSATFGLVNFNPKALKDVEAAIKQADILLYNGKKSGKNKVVAQTFDDKMS is encoded by the coding sequence ATGCTGCTTAATCTCTTTACCAAATACGACTTTTACGTCAAGCTTCGCGCGATGTTTGTGGTGCTGGGGCTCTTTCACGTATTGTATTTGGTGCTGTTTATCTACATAAACCAGTCTTTTTTGGTTCTTTTAAACATCTTTAGCACTATTCTTTACGCCGCTTGCGCATACTTTACGAGAGATCTAAAAACGTCCGCTCGCGCGATAATGGCCGTGAGGATCGAGATATTCGCACACGCTTTTATCTGCGCGCTGATTTTAGGCTGGGATTACGGATTTCAAAATATCATCTTAGGAGTTATGTCCATCGTGTTTTTCTCAAGCCTTGCGACTAAGGGCGTAAACAACTTTTTCGCTTACGTTCAAGGCGCGGCGTATCTGTTTTTGTATTTTTACGCAAAGACCCCGCCGGAGCTCGCCGGCGAAAGAGCGGAGTGTTTTTATTTTTTAAATTTCGCTATCGTCATTGCCGTTATCGTCATTTTGGTCGTGGATTTCGTTAAAACCTTTAGCGCGAAGATACGCCAAGATATGCTCGAGCGCCAAGAAAGCCTAAACGAGCTAGCCAACAAAGACCCGCTCACGGGACTTTTAAACAGAAACGCCTTTCACGTGCAAGTCTCGCCACACATAAATCTCCTGGAAAAGGAGGTTAGCGTTGTGTTGTGTGACATCGACGACTTTAAAAAGCTAAACGACACCTACGGCCACGCTTTTGGCGATGAGGCGCTAAAGACTGTGGCGCTTACGATCAAAAACAGCCTGCGCGAGGGCGATCTGGTGTATCGCTGGGGCGGGGAGGAGTTTTTGATATTTTTATCCGGGATAAATTTAGAAAACTCGCGGCGGATTTTCGAGCGTATCAGGCGCAAGATCGCCGAAACGGAGCTAAAATTTGACGGTAAAAGCGCAAAAACGTCTGCGACTTTCGGGCTGGTTAATTTTAATCCAAAAGCCCTAAAAGACGTCGAGGCTGCGATAAAGCAGGCCGATATTTTGCTTTACAACGGCAAAAAGAGCGGCAAAAACAAAGTCGTTGCGCAGACTTTTGACGACAAGATGTCGTAA
- the msrA gene encoding peptide-methionine (S)-S-oxide reductase MsrA, with product MTKGIFKKTAIAGVLAVFLGLFFNLQGEQMDTKNQAKDTMGKKTIVLAGGCFWGTQAYLKQLPGVLKTEVVYANSKQVNPSYKDVSYGDTNAAEAVYVEYDEYTIDLKHLLTYFFKTIDPTSINKQGNDRGSQYRSGIYFTDKADEAEILAFVKEQQKNYKKPIVTEVMALENMYKAEEYHQDYLDKNPNGYCHVTFDSLPKKGEILSDKKRPRDEMKQNLQNYTNKDDKTLKSELSAMSYDVVKNAATERPYSSELNDEDRVGIYVDITNGQPLFSSYDKYDAGCGWPSFTKPIDMSLVNEKIDLSHGMVRTEIKSKMSDSHLGHIFNDGPKDKGGMRYCVNGAALKFVPKEEMAAKGYEYLIPYLDAQYAAK from the coding sequence ATGACAAAAGGCATTTTTAAGAAAACGGCGATAGCCGGAGTTTTGGCGGTGTTTTTGGGATTGTTTTTCAATTTACAAGGGGAACAGATGGATACGAAAAACCAAGCGAAAGATACGATGGGAAAGAAAACTATCGTGCTCGCGGGAGGGTGCTTTTGGGGGACGCAGGCTTATTTAAAACAGCTTCCGGGTGTGCTTAAAACCGAGGTAGTGTATGCAAACTCAAAGCAAGTAAATCCAAGCTACAAAGACGTGAGCTACGGCGATACGAATGCCGCCGAAGCCGTTTATGTCGAGTATGACGAATACACGATTGATTTAAAGCATTTGCTAACATATTTTTTCAAAACAATCGATCCGACCAGTATAAACAAGCAGGGCAACGACAGGGGAAGCCAATATAGAAGCGGGATATATTTTACCGATAAGGCCGACGAAGCCGAGATACTTGCTTTTGTCAAAGAGCAGCAAAAAAACTATAAAAAACCAATAGTTACCGAAGTAATGGCCCTTGAGAATATGTATAAGGCCGAAGAATATCATCAGGATTATTTGGATAAAAATCCAAACGGTTACTGCCATGTAACCTTTGACAGCTTGCCGAAAAAAGGTGAAATTTTAAGCGATAAAAAACGCCCGAGAGATGAAATGAAACAAAATTTGCAAAATTATACGAACAAAGACGATAAGACGCTAAAAAGCGAACTAAGCGCGATGTCCTATGACGTCGTGAAAAACGCCGCTACCGAGCGTCCTTACAGCAGCGAACTAAACGATGAGGATAGAGTGGGAATTTATGTCGATATCACAAACGGACAACCGCTTTTTAGCTCTTACGATAAGTATGATGCGGGCTGCGGCTGGCCGAGCTTTACTAAGCCTATCGATATGAGTTTGGTCAATGAAAAGATCGATCTGTCGCACGGAATGGTCAGAACCGAGATCAAGTCCAAGATGTCCGATTCGCACTTGGGGCACATTTTTAACGACGGTCCGAAAGATAAAGGCGGAATGAGATACTGCGTAAACGGTGCTGCGCTCAAATTTGTGCCTAAAGAAGAGATGGCGGCGAAAGGATACGAGTATCTGATCCCATATCTAGACGCACAGTATGCTGCTAAATAA
- a CDS encoding IMPACT family protein: MQTIDEIITATYEIKKSTFLSFLCPVSEFKALHERLKAEHPKAAHVVWAYRELNGYGQVVENQSDDGEPKGTSGQPSLNALRGVELIDAGVLIVRYFGGIKLGTGGLVRAYAAAVNAAIGAAQLSGRLVKFEIKSPCIFFVPFVLNARFEHYFEKRNLAFLREFNEEGAIWRAKFNGGEFDEFYAFANAFEREGFKFYAIALSAKGEIYNETF, from the coding sequence GTGCAAACGATCGATGAAATTATTACCGCTACTTACGAGATCAAAAAATCGACCTTTTTAAGCTTTTTATGCCCCGTCTCCGAGTTTAAAGCCCTGCACGAGCGGCTAAAAGCGGAGCATCCGAAGGCCGCGCACGTAGTGTGGGCATATAGGGAGCTAAACGGCTACGGCCAGGTCGTCGAAAATCAAAGCGACGACGGCGAGCCAAAGGGCACTAGCGGGCAGCCCTCGCTAAACGCGCTTAGAGGTGTCGAGCTCATAGATGCGGGCGTACTTATCGTGCGATATTTCGGCGGGATAAAGCTAGGCACAGGAGGCCTCGTGCGAGCATACGCAGCGGCGGTAAATGCGGCGATCGGCGCGGCACAGCTGAGCGGGCGACTGGTTAAATTCGAGATAAAATCGCCTTGCATATTTTTCGTGCCGTTTGTCTTAAACGCGCGCTTTGAGCACTATTTTGAAAAGCGAAATTTAGCGTTTTTGCGCGAATTTAACGAAGAAGGCGCGATCTGGCGAGCGAAGTTTAACGGCGGAGAATTTGACGAATTTTATGCATTTGCAAACGCGTTTGAGCGGGAGGGTTTTAAATTTTACGCCATTGCGTTATCTGCAAAAGGCGAAATTTATAACGAAACGTTTTAA
- a CDS encoding cyclic peptide export ABC transporter gives MLKKISKKMILQIAAMIASSVIYSGSSILILAFINKYLLSLKEQNVQILLWFFVLLALFLGFSILSRIALSVIGNDFIFELRAKIIKRILDTSNQQINTIGKSKLIASLSSDINSLTNGFMQVPSIIQGGLIVIAACLYIGYISYEICLFLIVWMAIGVVICRKSIKNINKYYELYRKDEDTLYKDYQTSIEGHRELSLNLIRARELYENRFLPNALDLRKNIIKAEIYQSFMSNWLNSIMLGAIGVVLYFCLAYDMANLQDAITVALAILFLRAPLMMLLYSVPSIFRSRIAYERIKKLDLTEYKKEFELGETVPQMWQKLSLKNINFAYDETGDFKLEDINLEINRGETVFLIGKNGSGKSTLFMILAGLLQTKNGEMFVDDVRITKDNLRSYANTISAVFSDFYLFDEVLSDDDELIDELLKKMVLDKKVSVKDGIFSTLNLSQGQKKRLAMVAALLEKRKFLILDEWAADQDPEFRKLFYEKFLGELKQQGYTIFAISHDDAYFDAADKIYEIRNGRLSKIK, from the coding sequence ATGTTAAAAAAAATATCGAAAAAAATGATTTTGCAAATCGCAGCAATGATCGCCTCGAGCGTTATATACAGCGGTTCGAGCATACTCATACTTGCTTTTATCAATAAATATCTTTTAAGTTTAAAAGAGCAAAATGTCCAAATCCTGCTCTGGTTTTTTGTGCTTTTGGCGCTATTTTTAGGCTTTTCCATCTTATCTCGCATCGCGCTTTCGGTCATCGGAAACGACTTTATCTTCGAGCTTAGAGCAAAGATTATAAAAAGAATTTTAGACACCTCGAACCAGCAAATAAACACTATCGGTAAATCAAAACTCATCGCTTCTTTATCAAGCGATATAAACAGTCTGACAAACGGTTTTATGCAAGTTCCAAGCATCATCCAAGGCGGACTGATCGTCATCGCCGCCTGTTTATATATAGGCTATATCTCGTATGAAATTTGCTTATTTTTGATCGTTTGGATGGCTATAGGAGTAGTCATTTGCCGAAAATCGATCAAAAATATCAATAAATACTACGAACTTTATAGAAAAGACGAAGATACGCTCTACAAAGACTATCAAACAAGCATCGAAGGCCATAGGGAGCTTAGCTTAAATCTCATAAGAGCGCGAGAGCTTTATGAAAACCGCTTTCTTCCAAACGCCTTGGATCTGCGCAAAAATATTATAAAGGCGGAAATTTATCAATCGTTTATGAGCAACTGGCTTAACTCCATTATGCTCGGAGCTATCGGCGTGGTGTTATATTTTTGTTTAGCATACGATATGGCAAATTTACAAGATGCCATCACCGTAGCTTTAGCGATCTTGTTTTTGCGTGCGCCGCTAATGATGCTGCTTTATTCGGTTCCGAGCATTTTTCGCTCACGCATAGCCTATGAGCGCATCAAAAAGCTTGATTTGACGGAATACAAAAAAGAATTTGAGCTCGGCGAGACGGTGCCGCAAATGTGGCAAAAGCTAAGCCTTAAAAATATCAATTTCGCTTACGATGAAACCGGCGATTTCAAACTCGAAGACATCAATCTGGAAATAAACAGAGGCGAAACGGTATTTTTGATAGGGAAAAACGGGAGCGGAAAATCGACGCTTTTTATGATTTTAGCAGGGCTTTTGCAAACCAAAAACGGAGAGATGTTTGTAGATGACGTGCGGATAACAAAAGACAATCTAAGAAGCTATGCCAATACGATAAGTGCGGTATTTAGCGATTTTTATCTATTTGACGAGGTGCTTAGCGACGACGACGAACTCATAGACGAACTACTCAAAAAAATGGTTCTGGATAAAAAAGTCAGCGTCAAAGATGGAATTTTTAGCACGCTAAATTTATCTCAAGGGCAAAAAAAACGTCTTGCGATGGTGGCGGCCTTGCTTGAAAAACGTAAATTTTTGATACTTGACGAGTGGGCGGCGGATCAAGACCCCGAATTTAGAAAACTCTTTTACGAAAAATTTCTTGGCGAACTCAAGCAGCAAGGATATACGATATTTGCCATCAGCCACGATGATGCGTATTTTGACGCAGCGGATAAAATTTACGAAATACGAAACGGGCGTTTGAGTAAAATAAAATGA
- a CDS encoding ABC-F family ATP-binding cassette domain-containing protein, protein MLEVKNLLMRFNVQLLFEDVNLKLTRGNRYGLIGANGAGKSTFLKILAGEIEANSGEIVIENGLRVGVLGQDQFAFENFSVKDAVLYGNKRLYDAVKEKEKLYMSEEFTDAVNDRLAQLEMINAEEDPSYEYEVRIEKILSSLGFSDFEKPMSEVENSDKFKVLLAQVLFPKPDILFLDEPTNNLDIDSIKWLENELNRHEGTMVLISHDRHFLNAVCTHILDVDFKKIRQFAGNYDDWYIASTLVAKQHEMERDKKLKEKEELEKFIARFSANASKARQATSRQKQLNKLDIEEIKVSSRRDPSILFRTKRDIGNEILEVRGISKTYDKVLFENFSFKLEKNDKVAIIGANGVGKSTLAKIIIGEVAPDSGDVHVGATIEPSYFAQDTTNKITGELRLYEWLQDENNKDLDEIRKCLGRMLFSGAEQEKSVGSLSGGEKHRLMLSRLMLERGNLLVLDEPNNHLDLEAIIALGEALYKFVGNVICVSHDRELIDAFANRIIHLKGNGEVVDFKGTFEEYAAMNEGATA, encoded by the coding sequence ATGCTTGAAGTAAAAAATTTGTTGATGAGATTTAACGTGCAGCTACTCTTTGAGGACGTAAATTTAAAGCTCACGCGCGGCAACCGTTACGGACTCATCGGCGCAAACGGCGCGGGAAAATCGACGTTTCTAAAAATCCTTGCAGGCGAGATAGAGGCAAACAGCGGCGAGATCGTCATCGAAAATGGGCTAAGGGTGGGCGTGCTAGGACAAGATCAGTTCGCGTTTGAAAACTTTAGCGTCAAGGACGCCGTGCTATACGGCAACAAACGCCTCTATGACGCAGTCAAAGAAAAAGAAAAACTCTATATGAGTGAAGAATTCACAGATGCCGTAAATGACCGCCTAGCGCAGCTTGAGATGATAAACGCAGAGGAGGATCCTAGCTACGAGTATGAGGTGCGCATCGAAAAAATCCTAAGCTCGCTTGGCTTTAGCGACTTTGAAAAGCCGATGAGCGAGGTCGAAAACTCGGATAAATTTAAAGTCCTGCTCGCTCAAGTGCTATTTCCAAAGCCGGATATACTATTTCTCGACGAGCCCACCAACAACCTTGATATCGATAGCATAAAGTGGCTGGAAAACGAGCTGAACCGCCACGAGGGCACGATGGTGCTAATCAGCCACGACCGCCACTTCTTAAACGCGGTTTGCACGCACATCCTAGACGTGGATTTTAAGAAAATCAGGCAGTTTGCGGGCAACTACGACGACTGGTACATCGCCTCGACGCTCGTAGCCAAACAGCACGAGATGGAGCGCGACAAAAAGCTAAAAGAAAAAGAGGAGTTGGAGAAATTTATCGCACGATTCTCGGCAAACGCAAGCAAAGCCCGCCAAGCCACGAGCCGCCAAAAGCAGCTAAACAAACTCGACATCGAGGAGATCAAGGTATCAAGCAGACGCGATCCTAGCATACTTTTCCGCACCAAACGCGACATCGGCAACGAGATCCTGGAAGTGCGCGGCATCAGTAAAACATACGACAAGGTTTTGTTTGAAAATTTTAGCTTCAAACTCGAAAAGAACGACAAAGTCGCCATCATCGGCGCAAACGGCGTAGGCAAAAGCACGCTGGCTAAAATCATCATCGGCGAGGTCGCTCCGGATAGCGGCGACGTGCACGTGGGCGCGACGATAGAGCCTAGCTATTTCGCGCAGGACACGACAAACAAAATCACCGGCGAGCTGAGGCTCTACGAGTGGCTGCAAGACGAAAACAACAAGGACCTGGACGAGATCCGCAAGTGCCTGGGCAGGATGCTATTTAGCGGCGCCGAGCAGGAAAAATCAGTCGGCAGCCTAAGCGGCGGCGAGAAACACCGCCTGATGCTAAGCCGCCTGATGCTAGAGCGCGGCAACCTGCTCGTGCTAGACGAGCCAAACAACCACCTAGACCTCGAAGCCATCATCGCTCTAGGCGAGGCGCTGTATAAATTCGTCGGCAACGTCATCTGCGTGAGCCACGACAGGGAGCTCATCGACGCCTTCGCTAACCGCATCATCCACCTCAAAGGAAACGGCGAGGTCGTCGATTTTAAGGGAACCTTTGAGGAATACGCCGCGATGAACGAGGGAGCGACGGCTTAA
- a CDS encoding radical SAM protein yields MQIAKIRAKNILSRSKIGSGGYAINPYVGCPHGCIYCYAEFMRGVTGHEEAWGEFLDVKDFDAASLVKFAGLHGGERVFMSSVTDCYNSYEARFGATRKVLEALAGSDINLQILTKSSLVTRDMDLLQTMPNVRVSVSLSVIDESLRRTLEPRASSVAARIAAIKKLRAAGVKTYIFVAPIFPQITPVFDIMSRYGDAADEIWFDRLNLYPNFRYKILSFIGRNFPALLPLYKQIYLFGEDDYFERLADEIRLAAREKFGSESGERVRIFFGQRKSCAGKFERRR; encoded by the coding sequence ATGCAAATCGCAAAAATCCGCGCCAAAAATATCCTCTCGCGCTCCAAAATCGGCAGCGGAGGCTACGCGATCAACCCGTACGTAGGTTGCCCGCACGGTTGTATCTACTGTTACGCCGAGTTTATGCGCGGCGTCACCGGGCACGAGGAGGCCTGGGGCGAGTTTTTGGACGTGAAGGATTTTGATGCGGCGAGCCTAGTTAAATTTGCGGGCTTGCACGGCGGCGAACGCGTATTTATGAGCTCGGTTACGGACTGCTACAACTCGTACGAGGCGCGATTTGGAGCTACGCGCAAAGTCCTTGAGGCGCTTGCGGGCTCGGATATAAACCTGCAAATTTTAACCAAATCAAGCCTCGTAACACGCGATATGGATTTGCTGCAAACCATGCCAAACGTCCGAGTGAGCGTGAGTTTGAGCGTGATAGACGAAAGCTTGCGCCGCACGCTGGAGCCTCGCGCAAGCTCCGTAGCCGCAAGGATCGCAGCGATAAAAAAGCTACGCGCCGCGGGAGTGAAAACCTATATCTTCGTCGCGCCGATTTTTCCGCAGATCACGCCCGTTTTTGATATCATGTCCCGCTACGGCGACGCGGCGGATGAAATTTGGTTCGATAGGCTAAATCTCTATCCGAATTTTAGATATAAAATTTTATCCTTCATCGGGCGAAATTTCCCCGCGCTTTTGCCGCTTTATAAGCAAATTTATCTTTTCGGCGAGGACGACTATTTTGAGCGGCTAGCGGATGAGATCAGGCTTGCGGCGCGGGAGAAATTCGGAAGCGAGAGCGGCGAGAGGGTTAGGATATTTTTCGGACAGAGAAAGTCCTGCGCAGGTAAATTTGAAAGGCGAAGATGA
- a CDS encoding alpha/beta hydrolase, which yields MNVILRLCIVVLVLYIALLALLYFFQERLIFFPSKLEPNYDFSFDRPFEEIRLDAEGTWISGLKFLADSKDGGQIYGDVRSEPNKTGAQEIKTSDKNGERTKSERTRQSSDGEQIPQNERDVQASQGRGGKMCGKKGAAIFFHGNAGNLQGWGKYARYFTDLGYDFYLFDYRGYGKSGGEIGSQERLYADADAMMQWVLRDCDAGEIAVVGYSLGSGLAARAAQKYGAKRLILIAPYFSLEELAREKMPFVPKFLIKYKIPTFEFVGGFGGPVTIFHGEYDELIGVDNSRRLLKFLKSGDKIYELNASHNDILGLSELWEKLAQKLGE from the coding sequence ATGAACGTAATTTTGCGGCTTTGTATAGTGGTTTTGGTCCTATATATCGCGCTTTTGGCGCTGCTTTATTTTTTTCAAGAGAGGCTAATATTTTTCCCGAGCAAGCTTGAGCCAAACTATGATTTTAGCTTTGATCGGCCGTTTGAGGAGATAAGATTGGACGCGGAGGGCACGTGGATAAGCGGGCTAAAATTTTTAGCAGATAGCAAGGACGGCGGGCAAATTTACGGCGACGTGCGCAGCGAGCCGAATAAAACGGGCGCGCAAGAAATAAAAACTAGCGATAAAAACGGCGAGCGAACCAAAAGCGAGCGGACGAGGCAAAGCTCGGACGGCGAACAAATCCCTCAAAACGAGCGAGACGTCCAGGCATCACAAGGGCGGGGCGGTAAAATGTGCGGTAAAAAGGGCGCGGCGATATTTTTCCACGGTAACGCCGGCAATCTGCAAGGTTGGGGCAAGTATGCGCGATATTTTACCGATTTGGGCTATGATTTTTACCTGTTTGACTACCGAGGCTACGGCAAGAGCGGCGGCGAGATAGGCTCGCAAGAGCGGCTTTACGCGGATGCGGACGCGATGATGCAGTGGGTTTTGCGAGACTGTGACGCGGGCGAGATCGCGGTAGTAGGCTACTCGTTAGGCAGCGGGCTGGCGGCACGCGCGGCGCAGAAATACGGCGCCAAGCGGCTGATTTTGATCGCGCCTTATTTTAGCTTGGAGGAGCTGGCGAGAGAGAAAATGCCCTTTGTGCCTAAATTTTTGATCAAATACAAAATCCCTACTTTTGAATTTGTCGGCGGTTTTGGCGGGCCGGTGACGATATTTCACGGCGAGTATGACGAGTTAATCGGCGTGGATAACTCGCGCAGGTTGCTTAAATTTCTAAAATCCGGAGATAAAATTTATGAGCTAAACGCCAGCCACAACGATATCTTAGGCCTAAGCGAGCTTTGGGAAAAATTAGCGCAGAAGCTTGGCGAGTAA
- a CDS encoding GGDEF domain-containing protein translates to MSETTQEVSQKEPQIERRREEKDSKFKELKTRAQMAKFEQSAEQTALAAITIPLFRFFTCAQIFFTIFAAYAGIPTRYLAVYIFLAALSAYINLRYENNYQFVANYIHAVVIFHGIFGVILYGWNCGCENFLIWGIATSYLIFIGKNRTVLTVIILEAVAYVLLYLFRENFGVVNLSPYDHVVFITVFICIFVSFLRRTSTLNSVYAKSINELALQNDKLESASKFDFLTGLDNRRYAQEQFDEIAAHFPHQKVLVALGDIDDFKAINDTFGHKTGDETIRAIGRILRENSRDEKDIVCRWGGEEFLLLALVNDEISAQAILKRALKKVNTLSSPDGKKIGITFGAAMFDNARVTTLGEMADVADELLYEGKRSGKNRINFKGYGDAA, encoded by the coding sequence ATGTCCGAAACGACACAAGAAGTCTCGCAAAAAGAGCCGCAGATCGAGCGGCGACGCGAGGAAAAAGATAGTAAATTTAAAGAGCTAAAAACTAGGGCGCAGATGGCAAAATTTGAACAAAGTGCCGAGCAGACGGCACTTGCAGCGATCACTATCCCGCTGTTTAGATTTTTTACCTGTGCGCAGATTTTTTTTACGATTTTTGCGGCGTATGCCGGTATACCGACTAGATATTTAGCCGTTTATATTTTTTTAGCCGCACTTAGCGCCTATATAAATCTTAGATACGAAAACAATTACCAATTCGTTGCGAATTATATTCATGCCGTCGTTATATTTCATGGAATTTTCGGCGTAATTTTATACGGTTGGAACTGCGGATGCGAAAATTTTCTCATCTGGGGTATCGCGACTAGTTATTTGATTTTTATCGGCAAAAACCGCACCGTCCTTACCGTCATCATCCTTGAAGCCGTCGCCTATGTGCTTTTATATCTTTTTAGAGAAAATTTCGGCGTCGTAAATTTGAGCCCCTATGACCATGTCGTGTTTATTACGGTATTTATATGTATATTCGTATCGTTTTTGCGTCGCACAAGCACGCTAAACTCGGTTTATGCCAAGAGCATAAACGAGCTGGCCCTGCAAAACGACAAGCTCGAGTCCGCGTCCAAATTTGACTTTTTAACAGGTCTTGATAACCGCCGATACGCACAGGAGCAGTTTGACGAGATAGCCGCGCATTTTCCGCACCAAAAGGTGCTTGTCGCGCTCGGCGACATAGACGATTTTAAGGCTATAAACGATACGTTCGGGCATAAAACGGGAGACGAGACGATAAGGGCTATCGGGCGGATTTTACGCGAAAACTCGCGCGACGAAAAGGATATCGTATGCCGCTGGGGCGGAGAGGAGTTTTTGCTTTTAGCCTTGGTAAATGACGAAATTTCGGCGCAAGCGATACTAAAAAGAGCGCTTAAAAAAGTAAATACTCTAAGCTCTCCGGACGGTAAAAAAATAGGCATAACCTTTGGCGCCGCAATGTTTGATAACGCGCGAGTAACGACGCTGGGCGAGATGGCGGACGTTGCGGACGAGCTTTTGTACGAGGGCAAAAGGAGCGGCAAAAACCGCATAAATTTTAAAGGATACGGCGATGCTGCTTAA